Proteins encoded in a region of the Anopheles aquasalis chromosome 2, idAnoAquaMG_Q_19, whole genome shotgun sequence genome:
- the LOC126569207 gene encoding uncharacterized protein LOC126569207, with product MDHERKVKFLTTELVEKILRQNADLQDYRLREGEDSCTLTTPKGLDGFMSVIHRLTLELEHKRTRSPKTLTLMVKVMKGDDDFRQKSLGLVLFPNEINVYSHVLPTFEQLIRESDAPINLTTLCPRIYLAESGARYPAYSDQEETFLAMQDVASSGFIPGPRLNLDRPHLEQMARKVAQFHACSYALRIGGHSDRLRSLVNRIIPLNFIQDGAIFFQSYDIVFKVVFERLFRYLHTNPASLAELSDEVREKIDLLEHKYGTNPSELMQRCLARDDTYSVILHGDYNRNNVLFRYENGTPQDVMLLDFQENRYGSPALDLSFFMYMNMPPEAWQDGRWEQVLTAYHRELIGCICAITHLEPDDSSLLPYGYDAMKRHLAQYFIYGAVIAIKFLPCMLSSESEVEQIVHHFHTDITAPGFRDIYLIAGGEPVNERLTKVLIHATEQGYLDML from the exons ATGGATCACGAGCGAAAAGTGAAGTTTCTAACGACGGAGCTGGTGGAGAAGATTCTGCGCCAGAATGCGGATCTACAAGACTATCGTCTACGGGAGGGAGAGGACAGTTGTACCCTTACCACTCCAAAGGGGCTGGATGGCTTTATGTCGGTGATTCATCGGTTAACGCTGGAGCTCGAGCACAAGCGCACAAG ATCACCCAAAACACTGACACTGATGGTCAAGGTCATGAAGGGGGATGACGATTTCCGCCAGAAGTCACTCGGATTGGTCCTCTTCCCGAACGAGATCAATGTTTACTCGCACGTGCTGCCAACATTCGAGCAGCTAATTCGTGAGAGCGATGCACCGATCAATCTGACCACGCTCTGCCCTCGGATCTACCTGGCCGAGTCTGGCGCTCGCTATCCAGCTTACAGCGACCAGGAGGAAACATTCCTGGCGATGCAAGACGTAGCCTCGAGTGGTTTCATACCCGGACCACGACTTAACCTCGATCGACCTCATCTGGAGCAGATGGCACGCAAGGTGGCTCAGTTTCACGCCTGTTCCTACGCCCTCCGTATCGGTGGCCACTCGGACCGGCTACGATCGCTCGTGAATCGCATCATTCCACTTAACTTCATCCAGGACGGAGCGATCTTCTTCCAAAGTTATGACATCGTCTTCAAGGTAGTCTTCGAGCGTTTGTTCCGCTATCTTCACACCAATCCGGCCTCGCTCGCGGAGCTGAGTGATGAGGTCCGGGAGAAGATCGACCTGCTGGAGCACAAGTACGGCACGAACCCATCGGAACTGATGCAACGCTGTCTGGCGAGGGATGACACGTACTCCGTCATTCTGCACGGTGACTACAACCGCAACAATGTGCTCTTCCGGTACGAGAACGGTACGCCCCAGGATGTGATGTTGCTGGACTTCCAGGAGAACCGGTACGGTTCGCCGGCGCTCGATCTCTCGTTCTTCATGTACATGAACATGCCACCGGAAGCGTGGCAGGATGGGCGCTGGGAACAAGTCCTTACGGCCTATCATCGCGAGCTCATCGGCTGTATTTGTGCCATCACACACCTCGAACCGGACGACAGTAGCCTGCTACCGTATGG GTACGACGCGATGAAACGACATCTGGCACAGTATTTCATCTACGGAGCAGTAATAGCCATCAAATTTCTACCCTGCATGCTGTCGAGCGAGTCCGAGGTGGAGCAGATTGTGCATCACTTCCACACGGACATCACGGCGCCCGGTTTTCGCGATATCTATCTGATCGCCGGTGGTGAACCGGTCAACGAGCGACTGACGAAGGTTCTCATCCATGCCACCGAGCAAGGTTACTTGGATATGCTGTAG